The Flammeovirga pectinis genomic interval GATTTTTTAGAAATCATCAAAGGCTTTTTAGCAGTAGTAGTAACATTCTCGATAGTACTTGTTTGCGTCCATTTTATTTTAGGACCAGAACATAATGCTATTGATGATGTGCCTCAGACACATGTATACATAGGAGATAACACATCAGTTTAACTGGTCTAAAAATATACCCACTAGGCGGCATTGGTATTCTATCAGCGTCGCCTTTTTTTTTGTCCAAAAAGCACACTCTATTTAATAGATTTTAATATTACAAACAAAACAACTGTTACATTACAACCAATAGAGTTAAAATTGTATTTTTAGCTTTAATTAAAATGCTATATGGAATTACAAAAATACATTAGAGACGTTCAGGACTTCCCAAAACCTGGAATTGGTTTTAAAGATATCACACCTCTACTTCTAAATAATGAGGCTTTAACTGCTGCATTAAATGCTTTTATTAAATTGGTTGATGGGCAAAAAATCGACAAAGTAGTATCTATGGAGTCTAGAGGTTTCTTTTTCGGACCAATGATCGCAAAAGAAATTGGAGCTGGCTTTGTTCCTGTTAGAAAACCCGGAAAACTTCCTTATAAAACAATTAAGCAAGAATACGCATTAGAATATGGCACAGATGTTTTAGAAATGCATGTTGATGCTATCCAAAAAGGTGATCGTGTTTTAATTCATGATGATGTTTTAGCTACTGGTGGAACTGCAGAAGCTGTAGTGAAAATGGTAGAAGAAGCTGGTGGCATTATCGTTCAACTTGATTTCCTTATTGACCTTACTTTTTTAAACGGTAAGAAAAAATTAGCAGGTCATACTGTAAATGCACTTATTGAGTATTAAGCATTTATTGTAGACTATTAATTTAAGAAAGGCTTCTTTTCGCAGAATTACTGTAGAAAAGAAGCCTTTTTAG includes:
- a CDS encoding adenine phosphoribosyltransferase translates to MELQKYIRDVQDFPKPGIGFKDITPLLLNNEALTAALNAFIKLVDGQKIDKVVSMESRGFFFGPMIAKEIGAGFVPVRKPGKLPYKTIKQEYALEYGTDVLEMHVDAIQKGDRVLIHDDVLATGGTAEAVVKMVEEAGGIIVQLDFLIDLTFLNGKKKLAGHTVNALIEY